The nucleotide window CCAGGCAGGCGAGGACGATCATGCGGTTCTTCGCGGCTTCGCTCATGCCGCCGATGCTGCTCCCCGGCACACCGGACGTCGATTACGCGGGAGGTAATCAGCGCGGCGGCCGGACCCGTCGGGCGCGGATCGCGTCGCCGCCGCCGTACCGGCCGATGACCGCCGCCAGGAGGTTCCGTGCGTCTTCGGCCCGCTCGGTGCCGTACTCCGCCTCGATTTCCTCCTGGAGTTCGCACCGCAGCACGCGGGTGGCCGTGACGGCGGCCAGTGCGTGCTCGGTCAGGTGCAGCAGTTTCGTGCGCGCGTCGGCAGGGTCGGCTTCGCGGCGCAGCAGCCCCCGGCGTTCGAGGTCCGCCACGGCCTTCGACGCGGCCTGCTGGGTCACGGCCATCCGCTCGGCCAGTGCGGTGATGGACAGCGGCGCGGCCAGGACGTGCTGGATCACGACGCCGTCGTTGAAGCGGAGGTCGCCGAAGCCCTGCTCGGTGAGCCGCCGCTGGACCTCGTCGGTCATCGCCCAGCCCGCGAAGAGGGCCGTCAAGGAGAGGTCGAGCGTGCTAGGATCCACAACCATGGTTGTGGAATCTAGCAGAGTGCCCGCCGAGCTGGCGGACGCGTTCGTGCGCGTGGCGCACCGGATCGTCTGGTGCACGCTGGTGACCGTCGACCGGCGGGGAAGGCCGCGGTCCCGGGTCGTCCACCCGATCTGGGAACAGACGCCGGACGGCCTGACCGGACGGCTGTTCACCCGGCCGACACCGCTGAAGCTCGCGCACCTGGCGGCGTCGCCGTACGTGTCGTGCTCGTACTGGGACCCGCAGCACGAGGTGGCGGTGGCGGAGTGCCGCGCGGAGTTCGAGGACGACGAGGCGGCGCGCAAGGACCTGTGGGACCTCTTCGCGTCGACACCGGAGCCGCTGGGCTACGACCCGAAGATCCTCGGCGGCGCGGACCACCGCGACCCGAAGATCACGGTGCTGCGCCTGACACCCTGGCGGATTTCGACCGGCGGCGAAGCCTGGCGAGCGGCTTAGGCGGCACCCACCCGGCGGTCGAACACCAGGCCTTCGGCCGCCCGCAGGCCCACGCTGATCGCGCCGGTCAGCACCGCGTCCTCGCCCAGCTCGCCCTGGACCACCTTGGGCACCAACGGCGTGAACGCGCGCAGCGCCCGGTCGATCGGCTCCAGCAGCAGGTCGGCCGCCGTGCCCATGCCGCCGCCCAGGACGATCAGCTCCGGGTCGATCA belongs to Amycolatopsis tolypomycina and includes:
- a CDS encoding MarR family winged helix-turn-helix transcriptional regulator, which codes for MVVDPSTLDLSLTALFAGWAMTDEVQRRLTEQGFGDLRFNDGVVIQHVLAAPLSITALAERMAVTQQAASKAVADLERRGLLRREADPADARTKLLHLTEHALAAVTATRVLRCELQEEIEAEYGTERAEDARNLLAAVIGRYGGGDAIRARRVRPPR
- a CDS encoding pyridoxamine 5'-phosphate oxidase family protein → MVVESSRVPAELADAFVRVAHRIVWCTLVTVDRRGRPRSRVVHPIWEQTPDGLTGRLFTRPTPLKLAHLAASPYVSCSYWDPQHEVAVAECRAEFEDDEAARKDLWDLFASTPEPLGYDPKILGGADHRDPKITVLRLTPWRISTGGEAWRAA